The following proteins come from a genomic window of Gammaproteobacteria bacterium:
- a CDS encoding PHP domain-containing protein, which translates to MAVDLHTHSFFSDGSDSPTDVVHGASEAGLTAVALTDHDTLEGIPEAHQAADQEGVELVPGVEISCEWTPGTMHMVALFLDAGPGPLQDELANIQRGRDVRNHTIVERLQDLGIDITYKEVALEAGMGVVGRPHFAAVLVRKGIVDDINSAFCELLADGKPAYVSQKRLTPENAIGLTKASGAVSVLAHPHTLGHNTADEFARTFRWLRSVGLVGLEAYCAEYQPDERLELASVARSHGLIPSGGSDYHGSYLPGVRVGRGHGDLRVPAELLEELRAARGTP; encoded by the coding sequence ATGGCAGTGGATCTGCACACACACAGCTTCTTCTCCGATGGGAGCGACTCGCCGACCGACGTCGTCCATGGTGCTTCTGAGGCCGGCCTCACGGCTGTTGCACTCACGGATCACGACACCCTCGAAGGCATACCTGAGGCGCACCAGGCTGCCGACCAAGAGGGCGTAGAACTCGTGCCCGGAGTTGAGATCTCCTGCGAATGGACACCGGGCACCATGCACATGGTCGCGCTCTTCCTCGACGCAGGGCCCGGACCCCTCCAAGACGAACTCGCCAACATCCAACGCGGGCGAGATGTCCGCAATCACACGATTGTCGAACGTCTTCAAGACCTCGGTATCGACATCACCTACAAAGAAGTGGCACTGGAGGCCGGCATGGGTGTCGTCGGCCGTCCCCACTTCGCCGCCGTCCTGGTCCGCAAAGGCATCGTCGACGACATCAACAGCGCATTCTGCGAATTACTGGCAGACGGCAAGCCGGCCTACGTGAGCCAAAAGCGGCTCACTCCCGAGAACGCCATCGGGCTCACAAAAGCGTCGGGTGCCGTGTCGGTCCTCGCGCATCCCCACACTCTCGGACACAACACGGCCGACGAGTTCGCACGCACATTCCGATGGCTTCGGTCGGTCGGGCTCGTCGGACTCGAGGCCTATTGCGCCGAGTACCAGCCCGACGAGCGTTTGGAACTCGCATCGGTGGCACGGAGCCACGGTCTCATACCGTCAGGGGGATCCGACTACCACGGCTCGTACCTACCCGGTGTGCGGGTCGGAAGAGGGCATGGGGACTTGCGGGTACCGGCAGAGCTGCTCGAAGAACTGCGTGCAGCTCGGGGCACCCCATGA
- the murJ gene encoding murein biosynthesis integral membrane protein MurJ: MSGTRLGKAALIVSGGILLSRLLGFLRTMTLAGILGSTRAADLFQDAFTIPDILFYLMAGGFLSITFIPILSRHLAAGDEREGWRSFAAVFRPVAITMTVLTVIAMIAARPIVSVVFPKFTAAELDELAHLMRIVFPAQIFFVLGSLFMAVQYTHKRFVIPILAPLVYNTMIIAGGLLAWRAGDTSAEGFIWGALAGAAIGNFGLQWYGAHRLGLRWERGVPWNHPALKEYLLMALPLMLGQSVAVLDEQFLKFFGQLAQAGSTGLLAYARRINMLPVGMIAQAAGVAAYPFLASLFTEGRIREFRQTVTRALRYGIFFGCAAAAAAAGAALPAIRIAYQRGRFGPDDTLVTASLLALYALSIPFWAIHQIYARAFYAQRRMWIPVGVGTAATAVAIPLYMWLFHIMNIRGLALASTLSIAIYAIALASIWYVRNGVEDLRPVLDTAWRSTAAGVVAGLSTWGVVRLITGSSVPDAAVSLGALATGALVVVLVYAGVAQLLGSRELAKLLHRKRVSGR; the protein is encoded by the coding sequence ATGAGCGGCACGCGCCTCGGCAAGGCTGCCCTGATCGTCTCCGGCGGCATCCTGCTTTCCCGCCTCCTCGGATTCCTCCGCACCATGACGCTCGCCGGGATCCTGGGGTCGACACGCGCTGCGGATCTGTTCCAGGATGCCTTCACGATTCCTGACATCCTGTTCTATCTGATGGCCGGCGGGTTCCTCAGTATCACCTTCATTCCGATCCTGTCACGTCACCTGGCAGCAGGAGACGAACGGGAAGGGTGGCGATCCTTCGCTGCGGTCTTTCGTCCAGTGGCCATCACGATGACGGTGCTCACCGTGATTGCGATGATCGCCGCTCGTCCCATCGTCTCCGTCGTCTTCCCGAAATTCACGGCTGCGGAACTCGACGAACTCGCTCACCTGATGCGCATCGTGTTCCCGGCCCAGATCTTCTTCGTTCTCGGGTCGCTGTTCATGGCCGTTCAGTACACCCACAAACGATTCGTCATACCGATCCTGGCTCCCCTGGTCTACAACACCATGATCATCGCCGGCGGACTGCTCGCATGGCGGGCGGGCGACACGTCCGCAGAGGGGTTCATATGGGGAGCTCTCGCCGGGGCAGCGATCGGGAACTTCGGACTCCAATGGTATGGGGCGCACCGTCTCGGCCTCCGATGGGAGCGCGGCGTTCCCTGGAATCACCCCGCTTTGAAGGAATACCTGCTGATGGCGCTGCCACTCATGCTCGGACAGTCGGTCGCCGTCCTCGATGAGCAGTTCCTCAAGTTCTTCGGCCAGCTCGCACAAGCCGGGTCCACCGGTCTGCTCGCCTATGCCAGGCGCATCAACATGCTCCCTGTGGGAATGATCGCCCAGGCCGCCGGTGTCGCCGCGTATCCGTTCTTGGCGAGCCTGTTCACAGAAGGGCGCATTCGTGAGTTTCGCCAGACGGTCACTCGCGCGCTGCGGTACGGCATCTTCTTCGGATGTGCGGCGGCCGCCGCCGCTGCCGGAGCAGCGCTGCCCGCCATCCGCATCGCCTATCAGCGCGGCCGATTTGGACCGGACGACACCCTGGTAACCGCCAGTCTCCTGGCCCTCTACGCGCTGAGTATCCCGTTCTGGGCAATCCACCAGATCTATGCCAGAGCCTTCTACGCACAACGTCGCATGTGGATTCCCGTCGGAGTCGGCACCGCGGCGACCGCGGTCGCGATACCCCTCTACATGTGGCTCTTCCACATCATGAACATCCGAGGCCTCGCCCTCGCCAGCACCCTCTCGATCGCCATCTACGCCATTGCACTCGCGTCGATCTGGTATGTCCGCAATGGAGTCGAAGATCTGAGACCGGTTCTTGACACAGCCTGGCGGAGCACAGCCGCCGGCGTCGTGGCCGGCCTCTCCACCTGGGGTGTGGTCAGGCTCATCACCGGCAGTTCCGTACCTGATGCAGCCGTCTCCCTCGGCGCTCTCGCCACCGGCGCTCTCGTCGTCGTCCTCGTCTACGCGGGCGTTGCACAACTCCTCGGCAGCAGAGAGCTGGCGAAGCTGCTGCACAGGAAGCGGGTGAGCGGACGGTAG
- a CDS encoding glycosyltransferase, which translates to MNFVEVFNYAVLLYFIIMELQLVILAFISYRALRADQFSSRFGRIHDMLSSDTTPPVSIIIPAYNEAAGIAESVRSMAMLKYAKKEIIVVNDGSTDDTLQQLIDEFRMEPVDTPYRARLETQPVRRTYRSRLPLPIVVVDKDNGGKGDAINAGINVSRCPYVMATDADMVLDEECLLRAVRHFVEDRARTVAVGGNVRPLNGCEVRRGRVTNVSLPKRPIEMVQVVEYIRSFLAARPAWSALGSLLIVSGAFGIFKKEAVVDVGGYQQGHLGEDMELTMRLHRYYRKQRKPYRIVYAPDAVAWTEVPTTREVLRKQRIRWHRGLMQVVWQYRGMLFNPRYGIIGMIAWPSFVAFEFLAPIVEVIGWVVVPASLALGLLNLEIAIPLILVALAIGTANSLIGLILDERFGYYEGPGEAWRLLVYSVGEQLGLRQRTVWWRVRAMFWNPRRKVWGDMQRTGVGNLSREVS; encoded by the coding sequence ATGAATTTCGTTGAGGTGTTCAACTATGCGGTGCTTCTGTATTTCATCATTATGGAACTGCAGCTGGTCATCCTCGCGTTCATTTCCTACCGTGCGCTGCGCGCCGACCAGTTCTCTTCCCGGTTTGGGCGCATCCACGACATGCTCAGCTCGGACACGACTCCGCCCGTATCGATCATCATCCCCGCGTACAACGAGGCTGCCGGCATCGCGGAATCGGTGCGCTCGATGGCAATGCTCAAGTACGCCAAGAAGGAAATCATCGTTGTCAATGACGGGAGCACCGACGACACGTTGCAGCAGCTCATCGACGAGTTCCGCATGGAGCCGGTCGATACCCCGTACCGTGCCCGTCTCGAGACCCAGCCCGTCCGGCGTACCTATCGTTCCCGGCTCCCCCTGCCGATCGTCGTGGTCGACAAAGACAACGGTGGCAAGGGAGATGCAATCAACGCCGGCATCAACGTCTCGCGGTGTCCCTATGTGATGGCCACCGATGCCGACATGGTGCTCGATGAGGAATGTCTACTTCGCGCGGTCCGACATTTCGTCGAGGATCGCGCCCGGACGGTGGCCGTCGGCGGCAACGTCCGTCCGCTCAACGGATGTGAGGTTCGACGCGGGAGGGTTACAAACGTGTCACTTCCCAAGCGGCCGATCGAGATGGTCCAGGTCGTCGAGTACATCCGCTCGTTTCTCGCTGCACGCCCAGCGTGGTCGGCACTCGGGTCTCTGTTGATCGTGTCGGGTGCGTTCGGGATCTTCAAGAAGGAAGCCGTGGTCGACGTAGGTGGCTACCAACAGGGACATCTCGGTGAGGACATGGAACTGACGATGCGGCTGCATCGGTACTACCGCAAGCAGCGGAAGCCATACCGGATCGTCTACGCGCCTGATGCCGTTGCATGGACGGAGGTGCCGACGACAAGAGAGGTGCTGCGCAAGCAACGGATTCGCTGGCATCGCGGACTGATGCAGGTCGTGTGGCAGTACCGGGGGATGCTGTTCAATCCGCGATACGGCATCATCGGGATGATCGCCTGGCCATCATTCGTCGCATTCGAGTTCCTTGCACCGATCGTCGAAGTGATCGGTTGGGTGGTTGTACCTGCATCGCTCGCGCTCGGGTTGCTCAACCTGGAGATAGCGATTCCACTCATCCTGGTTGCCCTGGCGATCGGCACGGCGAACTCGCTGATTGGACTGATCCTCGACGAGCGCTTCGGATACTACGAAGGTCCCGGAGAGGCGTGGCGGCTGCTGGTCTACTCGGTGGGAGAGCAGCTGGGGCTGCGGCAGCGAACGGTCTGGTGGCGGGTTCGTGCGATGTTTTGGAATCCGCGGCGGAAGGTCTGGGGTGACATGCAGCGCACGGGGGTTGGCAACCTGTCGCGAGAGGTGTCGTGA
- a CDS encoding response regulator — MSAARILVAEDDRVVSMLVSRSLEASGARVTAVYDGIDAYEMGKSGEFDLALLDQVMPGLLGAEVLQRWSDDGVDLPVIMLSGLTSEEDIVACLDLGAVDFVRKPFNVREVLARVRVQLRAAGLSLEG; from the coding sequence ATGAGCGCAGCAAGAATCCTCGTTGCTGAAGACGACCGGGTCGTCTCGATGCTCGTCTCCAGGAGTCTCGAAGCCTCCGGCGCGCGGGTGACTGCCGTCTATGACGGCATCGACGCGTATGAAATGGGTAAGAGCGGCGAGTTCGACCTTGCGCTTCTCGATCAGGTGATGCCGGGGCTGTTGGGAGCGGAAGTACTTCAGAGGTGGTCGGATGACGGTGTCGATCTTCCGGTCATCATGCTCTCCGGTCTCACAAGTGAAGAGGACATCGTCGCCTGTCTCGACCTCGGTGCTGTCGACTTCGTGCGCAAGCCGTTCAACGTACGGGAAGTCCTTGCTCGTGTGCGCGTGCAGCTGCGGGCTGCCGGCCTGAGTCTCGAGGGGTAG
- the mce gene encoding methylmalonyl-CoA epimerase codes for MKAFNLDHVAIAVDDLDASLAEFKELLGVEPLSREVVSEQGVEEAMLPIGGSYLQLIAPLSSSSPVGKFLAKRGEGLHHVGIAVTSIDDALDHLKERGARLVDEEARTGGGGHRIAFVHPATLAGTLIELVELNGD; via the coding sequence GTGAAGGCGTTCAATCTCGACCATGTCGCCATTGCCGTCGACGATCTCGATGCATCCCTTGCAGAGTTCAAGGAACTCCTCGGCGTCGAACCGCTGTCACGCGAGGTCGTCTCTGAGCAGGGAGTGGAAGAGGCGATGTTGCCGATCGGGGGGTCCTACCTGCAGTTGATTGCGCCGCTGTCATCGTCGAGTCCGGTGGGCAAGTTCCTGGCCAAGCGCGGCGAGGGTCTACACCACGTCGGCATCGCGGTGACCTCGATCGACGATGCCCTGGACCATCTCAAGGAGCGAGGAGCGCGTCTCGTTGATGAGGAAGCCCGCACTGGAGGTGGTGGCCATCGCATCGCGTTCGTACATCCCGCGACGCTGGCCGGTACGCTGATCGAACTGGTGGAACTCAATGGAGACTGA
- a CDS encoding acetyl-CoA C-acyltransferase, with protein MGAVITGIARTPQGRFAGVFKPLKAVQLGAAAMQGALERSGLAPERIEEVIFGQVLQAGEGQITARQAAVQAGVPMTVPAVTINKVCLSGMTSIAMADRSIRLGESNFVLAGGMESMTNTPYIAPKARWGARMGDVQLVDAMLHDGLWCSFDHCIMGESADRKSAQLGIDREEQDRWAFNSHKRAQAATESGAFADEIIPVEVPQRKADPIVVVADEGIRPNTTMESLAGLRPAFSDDGTATAGNASQITDGAAAVVVADRAAAEAEGLPILAEILSYGQIGGRDATLQERPGEALALALKKAGMDAADLELVEINEAFASVAVWSARMLDLDPEKVNVYGGAVALGHPLGASGARITVTLINALRRRGGGIGAAALCGGGGQGDALILKVFA; from the coding sequence ATGGGTGCCGTGATTACCGGAATCGCCAGAACGCCACAAGGCAGGTTCGCTGGAGTGTTCAAGCCACTGAAGGCAGTCCAGCTCGGCGCGGCCGCGATGCAAGGCGCGCTGGAACGGTCCGGGCTCGCTCCGGAACGCATCGAGGAGGTGATCTTCGGCCAGGTGCTCCAGGCAGGAGAAGGTCAGATCACCGCTCGACAGGCCGCCGTCCAGGCCGGAGTTCCCATGACGGTCCCAGCTGTGACGATCAACAAGGTGTGCCTGTCGGGGATGACTTCCATCGCCATGGCGGACCGATCGATCCGCCTCGGCGAGTCCAACTTCGTGCTGGCAGGAGGCATGGAGTCCATGACGAATACGCCCTACATCGCTCCCAAGGCTCGGTGGGGAGCCCGGATGGGCGATGTACAACTCGTCGACGCCATGCTGCACGATGGCCTCTGGTGCAGCTTCGATCATTGCATCATGGGCGAATCCGCCGATCGCAAGAGTGCGCAATTGGGTATCGATCGCGAAGAGCAGGACCGGTGGGCGTTCAACAGTCACAAACGGGCCCAGGCAGCTACAGAGTCCGGTGCGTTCGCCGATGAAATCATTCCTGTCGAAGTGCCACAGCGCAAAGCCGACCCGATCGTCGTCGTCGCAGACGAAGGCATCCGCCCGAACACGACGATGGAGAGCCTTGCAGGACTTCGGCCGGCTTTCTCGGATGACGGAACGGCTACAGCCGGCAACGCTTCACAGATCACCGATGGCGCGGCCGCCGTCGTCGTCGCAGATCGTGCTGCTGCAGAAGCCGAAGGACTGCCGATCCTCGCCGAGATCCTGTCCTACGGCCAGATCGGAGGCAGAGATGCCACGCTCCAGGAGCGTCCGGGTGAGGCGCTCGCGCTTGCCTTGAAGAAGGCCGGCATGGACGCAGCGGACCTCGAACTCGTGGAGATCAACGAAGCGTTCGCTTCGGTCGCCGTCTGGTCTGCCCGCATGCTCGACCTCGACCCGGAGAAGGTAAACGTCTACGGTGGTGCGGTGGCTCTGGGACATCCGCTTGGCGCATCCGGAGCCCGCATCACGGTGACCCTGATCAACGCGCTCCGCAGGCGAGGAGGCGGCATCGGTGCAGCGGCGCTCTGTGGTGGTGGCGGCCAGGGCGATGCCCTGATTCTGAAAGTGTTTGCATGA
- the glpX gene encoding class II fructose-bisphosphatase produces the protein MMLEAPDHNLALDLVRVTEVAAMAAARWQGRGDKENADQAAVDGMRAVLSTVAIDGTIIIGEGEKDNAPMLFNGERVGSGQGLQVDVAVDPVDGTTLTAEGMPGALAVITVAEAGSMYAPGSLVYMDKIAVGPEAAGLIDLDAPVAHNLRQLARALGKDINDLTAIILDRPRNKKYVDEVRAVGARIRLIRDGDVSAAISTAEEDSGIDILLGIGGSPEAVIAAGALACLDGEMQCRLWPRDDAERVYALENGLDLDAVLTTRDLVDSDNVFFAATGVTGGELLDGVTFFADGAETHSVVMRSKTGAIRYVHTRHNLKKLEHISSVPLS, from the coding sequence ATGATGCTGGAAGCGCCCGATCACAATCTCGCACTCGACCTGGTCCGCGTCACGGAAGTGGCAGCGATGGCTGCCGCCAGGTGGCAGGGCAGAGGGGACAAGGAAAACGCAGACCAGGCCGCCGTAGACGGGATGCGTGCGGTCCTCTCGACCGTGGCGATCGACGGAACGATCATCATCGGTGAAGGTGAGAAGGACAACGCTCCCATGCTGTTCAACGGCGAGCGCGTCGGTTCTGGACAAGGTCTGCAAGTCGACGTTGCCGTGGACCCCGTCGACGGTACGACGCTGACCGCGGAAGGCATGCCCGGAGCGCTTGCCGTAATCACGGTCGCGGAGGCCGGTTCGATGTATGCACCGGGGAGTCTCGTGTACATGGACAAGATTGCCGTCGGCCCCGAAGCCGCCGGCTTAATCGACCTGGATGCCCCGGTCGCCCACAATCTGCGTCAACTCGCCCGCGCCCTGGGCAAAGACATCAACGACCTCACGGCAATCATCCTCGATCGTCCGCGGAACAAGAAGTACGTGGACGAGGTGCGCGCCGTGGGCGCGCGCATCCGCCTGATCCGAGATGGTGACGTTTCCGCAGCCATCTCGACTGCAGAGGAGGATTCCGGTATCGACATCCTGCTCGGTATCGGCGGATCTCCAGAAGCGGTGATCGCTGCAGGGGCACTGGCCTGCCTTGACGGTGAGATGCAGTGCAGGCTCTGGCCGCGAGACGACGCAGAGCGCGTGTATGCCTTGGAGAACGGCCTCGACCTCGACGCCGTGCTGACAACAAGGGACCTGGTCGACTCCGACAACGTCTTCTTCGCGGCCACGGGGGTCACCGGTGGGGAGCTCCTTGACGGGGTGACATTCTTCGCGGACGGTGCGGAAACACATTCAGTGGTCATGCGTTCGAAGACCGGCGCCATCCGTTACGTCCACACGCGACACAATCTCAAGAAGCTGGAGCACATCAGCAGCGTCCCCTTGAGCTGA
- a CDS encoding HAD hydrolase-like protein translates to MHIVWDWNGTLLDDLTQVVDAVNVTLREIGEPSITVREYGAHYQRPVRRFYESLLGRTVPDDEWRLIDDVFHVAYRDLLPQMRLAPDATAALNSVTGAGHTQSLLSMLWHDDLVTMVERFGIGSSMRRVEGLRGERGARKQAFLESHLQALGESGNVQGVLMIGDALDDVEAAVAVGARCVLYDRGTFPQERIQATGVATASTLVGALEVGGAI, encoded by the coding sequence GTGCACATCGTTTGGGACTGGAATGGAACTCTGCTTGACGATCTGACGCAGGTCGTCGATGCGGTGAATGTGACGTTGAGAGAGATCGGCGAGCCGTCGATCACCGTCCGAGAGTACGGGGCGCACTACCAGCGCCCTGTACGGCGTTTCTATGAGTCGCTTCTCGGAAGGACGGTTCCCGACGATGAGTGGCGTCTGATCGACGATGTCTTCCACGTAGCCTATCGGGACCTGCTCCCGCAGATGAGGCTCGCACCGGACGCAACCGCGGCGCTGAACAGCGTGACCGGAGCCGGTCACACACAATCGCTCCTTTCGATGCTTTGGCACGATGACCTGGTGACCATGGTCGAACGATTCGGCATTGGATCATCGATGAGGCGTGTCGAAGGCCTTCGAGGGGAGCGGGGAGCCCGCAAGCAGGCTTTCCTCGAGAGCCATCTCCAGGCTCTCGGAGAGAGCGGGAACGTTCAGGGAGTGCTCATGATCGGTGATGCCCTGGACGACGTCGAAGCGGCAGTGGCCGTTGGTGCCAGATGCGTGCTCTACGACCGCGGGACATTTCCGCAGGAGCGGATCCAAGCCACCGGAGTGGCGACCGCGTCGACACTGGTGGGAGCCCTCGAGGTCGGTGGCGCGATCTAG
- a CDS encoding DNA-binding protein — protein sequence MADKLAQKTGLTKTKAAEVIEEIFSTKPGEGIIAVELDAGRKVEIAGFGKFGTRSRSARKGRNPATGEEITIAATKYAYFKPSTGLRRRVAE from the coding sequence ATGGCCGACAAGCTGGCCCAGAAGACCGGCTTGACAAAGACCAAGGCTGCAGAAGTGATCGAAGAGATCTTCTCCACGAAGCCGGGCGAAGGCATTATTGCCGTCGAGTTGGATGCCGGCCGGAAGGTCGAGATCGCGGGCTTTGGTAAGTTCGGAACGCGTAGCCGTTCCGCCCGCAAGGGCCGTAATCCTGCCACGGGCGAAGAGATCACGATTGCTGCGACGAAATACGCCTACTTCAAGCCATCCACCGGGCTTCGCCGTCGCGTCGCCGAGTAG
- the recR gene encoding recombination protein RecR has protein sequence MFAAPVQRVIDELSRLPGIGRKSAQRLAFHLMGVEEADARRLAQSIIDMRTQVQVCRRCFNVAAEDECAICRDSRRDGSLVCVVERPQDIVVIERTQEFRGRYHVLGGSLSPIAGIGPGQLHITELVGRIADEGIQEVIVATNPTVEGDTTAMYLARELKPLGVQVTRLASGLPVGGDLDYADELTLGRALIGRREM, from the coding sequence ATGTTTGCGGCTCCCGTTCAGCGTGTCATCGACGAGCTCTCTCGGCTGCCGGGAATCGGGAGGAAATCGGCCCAACGACTGGCATTCCATCTGATGGGTGTCGAAGAGGCGGATGCTCGCCGTCTCGCACAGTCGATCATCGACATGCGCACGCAGGTACAGGTATGTCGCCGTTGCTTCAACGTCGCTGCCGAGGACGAGTGCGCCATCTGCCGGGACTCTCGGCGTGATGGTTCGCTCGTGTGCGTTGTCGAGCGTCCTCAAGACATCGTCGTTATCGAGCGGACACAGGAGTTCCGGGGCCGCTACCACGTGCTCGGTGGTTCGCTCTCACCGATAGCGGGAATCGGGCCCGGTCAGCTCCATATCACCGAGCTTGTGGGGCGGATTGCCGACGAAGGAATCCAGGAAGTGATCGTGGCCACCAACCCGACGGTAGAAGGTGACACGACTGCCATGTATCTGGCAAGGGAGCTGAAGCCGTTGGGGGTACAGGTGACCCGTCTCGCGAGTGGGCTCCCCGTCGGTGGGGATCTGGATTACGCCGACGAACTCACCCTCGGGCGGGCATTGATTGGCAGACGGGAGATGTAG
- a CDS encoding YbaB/EbfC family nucleoid-associated protein, which yields MRPQDMRKLMQQAQQMQERMASVQQQLAESEFEGSAGGGVVKAIVTGGGSIVSVDIDPSVIDPEDPEMLGDLVVAAINQALGAASGAAEQQMGSVTGGLGSLGDLLG from the coding sequence ATGCGACCACAGGATATGCGCAAGCTGATGCAGCAGGCACAGCAAATGCAGGAACGGATGGCCTCCGTGCAACAGCAGCTCGCGGAGAGCGAGTTCGAAGGATCGGCCGGCGGCGGCGTCGTAAAGGCCATCGTCACCGGCGGCGGTTCGATCGTCTCCGTCGACATCGACCCGTCGGTGATCGATCCCGAGGATCCGGAGATGCTCGGCGACCTGGTCGTTGCCGCCATCAATCAGGCACTCGGGGCAGCATCGGGCGCTGCCGAGCAACAGATGGGCAGCGTCACCGGGGGACTCGGGAGTCTTGGAGACCTCCTCGGCTGA